A stretch of Paludisphaera borealis DNA encodes these proteins:
- a CDS encoding sigma-70 family RNA polymerase sigma factor translates to MSRTAESSAAVGRLLDLASAGDGAALGILLQRYHNYLALLARVQIGRRIQGKVDVLDIVQDVSLEVHRKISMFRGSSEGEFLAWLRQILSGILANQVRRYFGTKRRDVRLERDLWEDLDRSSRSLGGQLVAAQSSPSAQASRREQAVLLADAIGGLPNDYRDVIIFRQLEGLSFPQVAERMGRTEDSVKNLWARALARLRRSLEVLDGP, encoded by the coding sequence ATGAGCCGTACCGCCGAATCGAGCGCAGCCGTCGGCCGATTGCTCGACCTGGCGAGCGCGGGCGACGGCGCGGCCCTTGGGATTTTGCTTCAGCGTTACCACAACTACCTCGCCTTGCTCGCCCGGGTGCAGATCGGGCGGAGGATTCAGGGGAAGGTCGACGTCCTCGACATCGTCCAGGACGTCTCGCTGGAAGTGCATCGCAAGATCAGCATGTTCCGTGGCTCGTCGGAGGGCGAATTTCTCGCCTGGCTGCGGCAGATTTTGAGCGGCATCCTGGCGAACCAGGTCCGCCGTTACTTCGGAACCAAGCGACGCGACGTTCGGCTCGAACGCGACCTCTGGGAAGACCTCGACCGCTCGTCCCGATCGCTGGGAGGACAACTGGTCGCCGCCCAGAGTTCGCCCAGCGCCCAGGCCTCGCGACGCGAACAAGCCGTCCTCCTGGCCGACGCGATCGGCGGCCTTCCCAACGACTACCGGGACGTCATCATCTTCCGCCAGCTTGAGGGACTGAGCTTTCCCCAGGTGGCGGAGCGGATGGGACGGACCGAGGACAGCGTGAAGAATCTGTGGGCCAGAGCTTTGGCCCGGCTTCGGCGTTCTCTGGAGGTGCTCGATGGACCTTGA